The Anas platyrhynchos isolate ZD024472 breed Pekin duck chromosome Z, IASCAAS_PekinDuck_T2T, whole genome shotgun sequence genome includes a window with the following:
- the LOC140000733 gene encoding uncharacterized protein, translating into MDCDCVALAAHMRAQSPSAPASARTPAERLREVWSEERGWPWCWCRALGVAAAALSALPRAIRASSTALRRSGRRETQEERSQQQSVTAAGAAAVRRSSPSSPAPRSPLQQLESMATALESRCPICLDTWDNAGYVMPCLHQFCFRCIQQWVESKPECPLCKRRVSSIVHSVQADDKFKEVVIPPPAEASLITQPAGRARGRAATTDPRHRPAAPPSAAGPALVGGLQPEVWASLFRDHPTLIHPVLPWLRQELRRIHGADHAEAQMVEDLLTSAVGLLGLDEDRLVQLLQLSMPEHAATFVHRLIGITVQRCSWVAHRLLGLEGSRAAMGQAGSPAAAPRPSASREGPPGAGAEPSNSAAGASTEELAGSSSAALQGSRSQPPSSAVPVPRNQEAPQEETPEAVPGASTADQGRDHPQRGPRRAPKRRAPTSQASSPAAKKRPPCRQH; encoded by the exons ATGGATTGTGACTGCGTGGCCCTGGCTGCTCATATGCGGGCGCAGAGTCCCAGCGCGCCGGCTAGTGCCCGCACTCCGGCTGAGCGGTTGCGTGAGGTCTGGAGTGAGGAGCGAGGttggccttggtgctggtgtcgtgccctgggagttgctgcagcagctctcagtgcccttcccagagccatcAGAGCTTCTTCCACGGCCCTGCGTCGTTCGGGCCGTCGGGAGACCCAGGAGGAGCgctcgcagcagcagag cgtgacagctgctggtgcagcagcagtgaggaggagcagcccctcatcccctgctccacgcagcccactgcagcagctggagagcatggcCACGGCGCTGGAGAGCCGCTGCCCCATTTGCCTTGACACCTGGGACAATGCGGGCTATGTGATGCCATGTCTCCACCAGTTCTGCTTCCGATGCATCCAGCAGTGGGTGGAGAGCAAGCCCGAGTGCCccctctgcaagaggagggTCAGCTCCATCGTGCACTCGGTGCAGGCAGACGACAAATTTAAGGAGGTCGTCATCCCACCGCCGGCAGAAGCGTCTCTCATCACCCAGCCGGCAGGGAGAGCTCGTGGCCGCGCAGCCACCACCGACCCCCGTCACCGTCCTGCAGCACCACCATCAGCTGCAGGGCCGGCTCTTGTGGGAGGCCTCCAGCCTGAAGTTTGGGCCTCCCTTTTCCGAGACCACCCAACGCTGATCCATcccgtgctgccctggctgcgccaGGAGCTGAGGCGCATCCATGGGGCTGACCACGCGGAGGCGCAAATGGTGGAAGACCTCCTCACCTCCGCCGtgggcctcctggggctggatgaagatcgcctggtgcagctgctgcagctttccatgcCGGAGCACGCAGCCACCTTTGTGCACCGGCTCATCGGCATCACCGTGCAGCggtgcagctgggtggcccaccgcctgctgggcctggagggctcccgtgctgccatgggacaggcaggcagccccgcagctgcccccaggccttctGCCTCCCGAGAGGGGCCTCCTGGTGCTGGTGCAGAGCCCTCCAACagcgctgctggagccagcacggAGGAACTTGCgggcagctccagtgctgccctTCAAGGGAGTCGCAGCCAGCCCCCCTCCAGCGCGGTTCCTGTCCCCAGGAACCAAGAAGCGCCCCAGGAGGAGACACCGGAGGCTGTGCCTGGAGCCTCCACAGCAGACCAGGGCAGGGACCATCCCCAAAGGGGGCCCCGGCGAgccccgaagaggagggcccccacctcccaggcctcttctccagcagccaagaAGAGGCCACCCTGCCGGCAACACTAG